The following nucleotide sequence is from Trifolium pratense cultivar HEN17-A07 linkage group LG2, ARS_RC_1.1, whole genome shotgun sequence.
AATTTTGTCGATGGCAGATTGCCAAAGGCCAAAAATCTGCCGAGCACACCAACGTGCCTATAGCATTTGACCAAAAGTCTGTCACACTACAGTGGCTCCATCTCCTGTATTTAACAACACGGACTCTGAGTACGGTTTGGATTGATTGTGCAAACATTGTCATTAATCGACTGCAGAGAATCCAAATGTAATATTTATGTAAATCATTGGCTTacttcattttttatgtttgaaggaCCACATGATGTCAGAATTAGAATGAAAGCTGTTGGAATCTGTGGGAGTGATGTTCACTACCTCAAGGTAGATATTGTTACTGTTATATCTGAtttcaatattcaataaaaaagtATACATTTAGATTCGATGAGTTTGATGATCTTTATCTACAGGTGATTTGCAACATAATCTGTATTCTGTTATTTCCTGCACTTAACTATGTTCTGTCtagaaaaaagttaaaaattttatttgattattgtATTACTTTCAGACAATGAGATGTGCCGATTTTATAGTTAAAGAACCGATGGTTATTGGTCATGAGTGTGCTGGGATAATAGAAGAAGTAGGTAGTCAGGTACAGAGTTTGGTGCCTGGTGACCGTGTGGCGATCGAGCCTGGGATCAGTTGTTGGCGTTGTGACCATTGCAAACTTGGTCGATATAATCTTTGCCCTGAGATGAAGTTTTTTGCTACTCCACCAGTTCATGGTTCCTTGGCTAATCAGGTTTGTTGAAAAAATTCACAACTTCTCAAAGTATTTCCTTTGCATGGTTGCATCCATGGTTGTGGTTATGCTACAAACCTTTCTATTGCAGAAAAATGCGACTGATATTGGTGAAATTGCGGTTGTGATATTGTTGCGGACACCGCAAAAACCCTTTATATTGCAATCGCAATCGCGGTTGCTGACCGCAATTTAAACCCATGTGTCTTTGTTATGTCCAATTCGAAGTCTACTCTGCATTTCTAGATATAAGGATTGTCAAGGAACAATGACAATATGAAGTTGAAAGTCTGATACATGCAAAGTATCAACAGTAAACAGTACAGCATTATCTTAATCTGAAGAATACTAACAGAATTTCACAAATATTCTTAAAACAGAAAATCCAGCACTTAAGGAAGTGGATAAATAAACGCTATAGAACACAACAATTGATAAGAAAGTTTGCCAACTATGCTTATGTCTCTGACAACAGAATGACTGTTgtagttttatattttataacttTTTGGGTTACAGAGAATGAAATGAAGCACGGATACAGACACAACATGGACACGGCGACACCAATAATAGTTTGAGAAAATggcaattcaatgtaatcatatgcgtcggtgtccgacaccgggacacACCTAATTGGAGaagtgtccatgcttcataaataaatactacGATGACATTCTGGTACTCTTGTTGCACTTTTAGCTCCACTTGCTCTGTTACACCCCACTCAAGCGTCCCCAGCAAATATGAGTGATACTCAACAAATATctaattgatgaaaatgataATATAGAATTCCATTCGATCTTCGTTCTTGTTCTAAGATTTCTTCTCTTTGTTCTTTTACATAATGTCTCTTTCTTCATATTGATTCACACGTCAACTAAATAGTAGCAGTGTTCATCTTAGCACTTGATTCTACAATTGTGCTATATATTAAACATATAGTCAGTGGATGAGTGTGCTCTAAGATGATTTACTTTCTGCTGGAAAATCTCAAAAGAATAAGACTGGTGAGAAATATTATAATTAACAAAGATAGTTTTACGCATACGGCTTTCACTCTATTGGCACTAACCCGGTGGTAGCCTTTTACTCTTTGGCAGCTTCACTCATCAATTAGCTAGTATTCTTCCGTGAACCTTAATTCAGCCTAATGACACCCTTTCCGGAGCCGTTTAAGACTTTAAGTACCATGTTAAGTTGTCTATTCTACTCAAATGTGTCAGTCATAACACAATCCACATCAGTCCACGTGTTAGAGTTTTCAgctatctatatttatatataagaaaaaagaaacccTCATACCAACTGGTTTTCACACATGTGTTGAGCACGGGTCTCATATGCTAGTACTTGTATATATGCATGTCACATACTCACTGTCTAACAATATTTTTCTGCGATTAAATCGATCATCTTAAATAAAACCATGCTTGAGTTAAACTTTTCTCTTTTCAGATAGTACATCCGGCAGACCTATGCTTTAAACTACCAGACAATGTAAGCTTGGAGGAAGGGGCAATGTGTGAACCATTAAGTGTCGGTGTTCATGCGTGTAGGAGAGCTAATATCGGACCGGAAACAAATGTTTTGATTATGGGAGCAGGACCTATCGGACTTGTTACAATGCTTTCAGCTCGTGCTTTTGGTGCACCTAGGATTGTCGTTGTGGATGTAGATGACCATCGTTTATCTGTTGCAAAAAGTCTCGGTGCAGATGACATTGTTAAAGTTTCAACAAACATTCAGGTATTTTCAATCAGAAGATTCTTaatatcatttatattttctCCCTTAACTTGAAATTAGCTTCTAAATAGTGTCAACAGTTTATCATCTAGTTTATGTCATTTATATCATCCAGTTTATGTAAACAGTTTATGACATGTCACATGTCAACAaagacacgacactgacacatatAATTACATAATGTACATTCAACAGTTTATGACATGTCATGTGCCAAACAAATTGAAATGTGTTTCTATAAACAAATACTGGTTTAActaaatttcaaattcacttcTTTATTACAGGATGTAGCGGAAGAAGTTAAGCAGATTCATAATGTTATGGGAGCTGGTGTAGATGTTACCTTTGATTGTGCTGGTTTTAACAAAACCATGACTACAGCATTGAATGCTACTCAACCAGGTGGCAAAGTTTGTCTAGTCGGAATGGGTCATTCCGAAATGACCGTGCCACTCACACCAGCTGCTGCAAGGTAATCAGACTTGGTCTATGTATCACTATGTTAGTGTAAAACTGTTTTACACTGACCGTGCATATCTTTTAAATCCTATTAATTAtgagtatatttaaaaataaaaataaagcttAAGCTTAATTTTaagtacaaaaataatatattcattCAAGTTTACTAGGCTCTTCTTCATGTCATAAACTAAGAAAAATACATTCACCTTAAGTTATATTATTTTGACTACCTAATTTTTTTCTACAATGAAGCATTGTTTATTAATAATGTATTGTTATGCATAATACAGGGAAGTTGATGTGGTTGGCATTTTCCGCTATAAGAATACATGGCCTCTATGCCTTGAGTTTATAAAGAGTGGCAAAATTGATGTAAAACCACTTATAACTCATAGGTTTGGATTTTCACAAAAGGAAGTGGAAGAAGCCTTTGAAACAAGTGCTCGTGGTGGTAATGCTATTAAGGTCATGTTTAATCTTTAGATACTATAGATTGAGAATTTACAAACTATCTTACTttgaacaaaattttaattatacttGCTTGTTCATGCCCTTGTTTAATGtgtatttataatttggatTGTGAATGAAGTGGCTTCAATAAGAACTTATAAAAGTAATGACTTGTTTCGACGATTTTACAATACATTAGTAGGACTTGGAATGTATATTTTGAGTTGAAACACATGAAATACATATTGTTCTGTTTCGACTATTTTACAATACATTAGTAGGACTGTTTCACTAGGACGATTGTAGCAGGGTCTTGTGTGTAATTGGATCGTTTTAAGACAACGAAGTTGTACGACTTCATTAGGAATGCTACCACtaagattattattataaagGTGAAGTAATTTGCTCAAGTTTCCTATTGAAGAAGGGATTGTGCCAACAATATAGTTATCAGACAAATCAAGTTCAATAAGTTTTAGAAATCCAATTTCACGAGGAAAGGGGCCGGAAAGACTATTAGATCCAAGATATAGTTGCTCGAGGTTGACCAAATTTCCAATTTCGCGAGGAATGTGGCCAAAAAGTTGATTGCCATGTAACTTGAGATATGATATATTGACCAACTTTCCTATAGAAATAAAGATAGACATAATAAGATTGCAGTACCAATAGCAAGATCTATCAAATTATCCAACATCTCAAATTCCTTAGGCATGAAGCCAGAAAGGACACTTTCTTGAAGATGTAGAAACTCTAAGTTTCGTGACTTGAAAATACTTTATGGGATGGAACCACTAAAGTTATTATTTGCAAGTGACAAATACTTTAAGGTCCATTTGCCATATTCCATGAGATGAGGAATGTTTCCATAAAGGTTGTTTTGTGCTAGGTAAGAGCTTCATAGTATGTAACATTGGATGAACTAGCTCACATAACAAATGATTTATATAAGCAAAGAAGGTCCGTTTAGCCTGGACAAAAACATGTATTGGTCCATCTTGGACCCATCAATTTTAACCATTGATTTAGTAGGTATACAAACTTTATGGTAATCCATTTACACAATTCACTCTCTTCTCTTCTTGTCTTCCACCCACCGTTTCAATTATAACTCAACAATTTCTCACTTCCACAAACTCAATCATGGAAGACCGAAATCCACCTCCTCCACTCACCCACTGTCCATCCTAATCTCAATTTCCAAACCCCATAACAGTACATGTTTGATTTTGTCAGAAATGAAGTGTTCATAGACAAAATGAAGTGTTGATTTAGTTGCAATTTAAGAAGAAAATCTCCAATTTACTATAAGTTAACACAAATTAGTGAAAGTGGTTTGGTTTTCCCTTTTGAAATCCTTTAAAAAAATGAGTGATAATCTCTCTTTCCAACCATTTTCAACATTTATATGCTTATGGGcagatgaataaaaataaatgaatgtcTTTCCACCCATTTTGAtaatacaagttttttttttttgtttacaaacaAAA
It contains:
- the LOC123908627 gene encoding sorbitol dehydrogenase; this encodes MGKGGMSVDDDQQNMAAWLVGLNTLKIQPFNLPSLGPHDVRIRMKAVGICGSDVHYLKTMRCADFIVKEPMVIGHECAGIIEEVGSQVQSLVPGDRVAIEPGISCWRCDHCKLGRYNLCPEMKFFATPPVHGSLANQIVHPADLCFKLPDNVSLEEGAMCEPLSVGVHACRRANIGPETNVLIMGAGPIGLVTMLSARAFGAPRIVVVDVDDHRLSVAKSLGADDIVKVSTNIQDVAEEVKQIHNVMGAGVDVTFDCAGFNKTMTTALNATQPGGKVCLVGMGHSEMTVPLTPAAAREVDVVGIFRYKNTWPLCLEFIKSGKIDVKPLITHRFGFSQKEVEEAFETSARGGNAIKVMFNL